The Nitrospinota bacterium genome includes the window CTCATGAGATCAACACTGTAGCCGGGTGTCTGCGAGATAAACAAAATTCCAACAGCCATACCCCCTGCCCAAAGAGCCCCTATAACGGTATCTTCCTGTTGTTGCATTTTGAGACTTACCCAGCCCAGGACGACAGCAAAAATAATAGCTGAGACAAAGGCTCCTTCGATGGGTGCGCGACCCAGATAATAGGCAATTCCCATTCCGCCCAACACTGAGTGAGCAATGCCGCCCGCAAGATAACCAATACGTTTTACCACGACATAAGATCCCACAACACCACAGGCTACACTGGCAAGTGTGCCTCCAATAATGGCATTCTGCATAAACTCGTGGGAAGATATCGCTTCAACAAAGCTACTCATGATTATTTTTTTTCATCCTCATGGTGGTGGTGCACCATATGCATGTGTGCGCCATACATATTCTCAATGGTTTCTCCCGTCAGCTCTGAAGTGGGATGGCAAATGAGAGTGCGGTTAATACAGGCCACCCGATGTATATACTGAGAAATAAAACCGATGTCGTGGGTCACCACAATGATGGTTATTTTCTCATTCAACTGTTTAAGCAAGTCGAAAATATCTTTTTCAACTTTCATGTCGACATTGGCAGTTGGTTCATCAAGTATCATGATTTGTGGTTCGCAGGTCAGGGCTCTTGCAATAAGCACCCTTTGAAGCTGCCCGCCAGAAAGAGAACCAATTACTCTTTTACGAAGATCCAGAATCTCAACATCGTTCATGGCCTTTTCAGCTGCAAGCTTGTCGGCTTTATTGAAAAAACCAAAGCTGGAAGTTTTTCCCAGTCGCCCCATCAATACAGTGTCTTCAACGCTGATAGGAAAATCTCTGGAAAAAGAAGCAAACTGCGGCATGTAGCCAATTTCCTGAACGGATTGAGAAGGGGGATTATCAAGAACCTTGACGGTACCTTTATCTGGAGTCAACACACCCATGATAATTTTAAGCAAGGTTGTTTTACCGCTTCCGTTCGGGCCAACCATACCTATAAATTCGTTGCGTTGGATATCGAGCTCGATATTCTCAAGTATTTTTGGGCCCCCATAACTGAAGTCCAGATCTTTTATTTTTATGACTGTGTCAGTAGTCACCGCAATGCTCCAGATATAGCTGTTGCCGTTCGTTGCATGTTTTCCAAATAGTTTTCCGCTAAAGGATCCATTTCATGGACAGTGGCGCCAATCACTTTCGCGATATTTTCAGCAATGGAAAGGCTGAACTGTTTCTGTACAAATATTACCTTAATCCCAAGGTTTTTGCCTTTTTCAATCGTTTTTTGCATGGCTCTTGCTCCTGGCTCTTTACCATCCTGTTCAATGGAAATTTGTTCCAGGCCATAATCTCTGGCGAAATAGGACCAGGCTGGATGAAAAACCATGAAACGTCGGTTATCGCTTTTTGCGAGAACACTGCGAATATTCTTGTCCAAAACGTCCAGGTCATTGGAAAAAGACTTAAGGTTTTTTTCAAAGTATTCAGCTTTTTGCGGCAGGTTTCGGGCCAGCGTTTCCTTTATTTTACTAGCTATGGTTTTGACCTTCGCCGGACTGGTCCATATATGCGGATCTGTTTTGCCATGGGAATGACGTGCATCAAGTTTATGTGCAGTGGTTTTGTCTATTTGTTCATGCAGAGGAATAATCTTTAAGCCAGGGTGAATAGATTGAATGCGATCAATCCAAATGGTCTCAAATGGAACACCAATGCTGAAATATAACCTTGCCTGAGAGAGACGACTCATTTTTTTCGGGTTGGGATTAAAAGTCGCAGGACTCTCACCAGACTTCACCATTACCTCAACGTTGACCTCTTTTCCACCAATGCGCTCTACAAAGNNNNNNNNNNNNNNNNNNNNNNNNNNNNNNNNNNNNNNNNNNNNNNNNNNNNNNNNNNNNNNNNNNNNNNNNNNNNNNNNNNNNNNNNNNNNNNNNNNATCATAACTTCTGTTCCTACGCGGCGAACCGCATGTTCTATGTCGGCAGAGGTGATCTCTTCTTGGTCTTTTTTTTTCAGTTCCTCAACCACCTCATCCAGGAAAAAAAATCGCAAAGCTTTAAGGATGACTCCAAAAAGGATTCCAGAAGAAAACCCTGTTACACCACCCCGTTGTTTGAGCTTTTGTTTTAATTCATTCCCGATCTGGTCATATTTTTGCCCCAGTTCATGTTTCGGTATGTTTTTTTGAAATTTAGGGACACGATTAATCACCTCTCGGGTTATCCAGTCCAGCAACTCCTGAAGTCCTGTTAATGCTTCACGCATTTTTTTGCCAAGAAGGTGCAGGATGCAGGATAGCCAACTGTGTAACAAACCCAGGACCAGGTAAGCTGCCCCCACTAAAACCAGAATCGCTCCTTCCAGCCAAACATTCCATTCAGCGGAATCGAGCACCTTGAGATCAAACAAATAAGTTGCAAGAGCACCTGATACCAAACCGCAGACACCGAACAGGAATAGGTTCTTAAATGCTCCAATGAGAAGATCTTTGAAAAAAGCAATCCAGAAATTTAGTATTTGTTGATTATTCATTTTTTGCTGGGGCTTGCGTTTGAATCGATATTGATCGAAAGGATCAGGTCTCCACGTTTTTCAGCATGGGTTTTTCCTTTATCTTTAATGCGTAGTTTTCCACCTGAAGGAAAGTTTGGGGGGATGCGCACCATCAATTGTTCTGTTCGGCCGTTAGCCTGATAAGAGATTTTCTTGCGGGTGCCTTTTAAAGCTTCTATAGGTGGTATAGAAATGGAAAAGCCCATATCAAGAGAGTTTTCTTTTTTTGTGAAAATATCTTTTATGCCATGCATTACAGGGTTCTCAGGTTTTGGAGGAACGGCTTGATCTGTTTGTGTCCGCTGGTTCATTTTATGCAAAGCGTAAAGGGAAGAGCCTACAACTTGAGCCAACTTTAAGCCCACGCCTATTTTCCCGATTGGTCCTGGAACCATTCTGAGGATTCTGCCAAGTCCTCCAACAGCTCCACCAAAAAACAGGGACTGGAAAAAAGGGTTGCCGGACCGGAATCCGGACTGGTTAAATTCCCTGTTGAGTTCTTCAAAAATTTCACGGGCATTTTCTCCATTAAACATGCTGGCAAATATATCTTCCTGGGAATAGCGAAAGTCAGAAGAGCCTGTGGAACGTCCAGCAAGATAATCCGCACGAAAACGGTCATACTCTCTTTTCTTTACGGGATCACTCAATACACCATAGGCTTCAGTAACTTCCTTAAACCTCTCTTCCCTTTCAGGGTCATCGGGGTTATGGTCCGGGTGAAGTTCTAAAGCCAGTTTTCGGAAAGATTTTTTGATCTCTTCCTGGCTGTTACAATCTTGTGGAACCTTAAGGATAGAGTAATAGTCTTTAAATTCTTTAGGTCTGCGAGGCATTATGGACTCTTTACATTCCCAGCTTCTGGGGATAGATTGCTTCGGCTACTTCAGGTCCTTCCAGCTGGGTTTTATATTTCAGCGTAGAAATCAGATAAGTTTCATCTGTATGCAGTCTCTGCTTCAGGTTTTCAAAATGGACCTTTATGGGTTGGGCAGGGATGTCAGTATCTACTTTTTGTGGAACGATTATGAAGTGGGTTTCTCCCAGAACGTCTCTATATTTACGTTTCATATTCACTTTATAAGCCAGATAGCCATTCACGACTTCTGCACCGCCATATGGGTTTGCATTCAAAACCTTATAACTATCTGGAATATAAACATTGGCGAAATAATCTGGTCCGAGAGAGTGGTGAACCGTAGTCTTAACTTTTAGAATACGCAGTTTCTCCTCTGTTGGTATCATATCCATTTCCACCCAATAGGTACGATCGTGGAAATTAAGGTTTTCCAGAAAAACGATCCCATACAATGCGTTAAACTTGAATTGCAAAAAGATGCCTAAAAATACCCAGCCAAATATTCTCCAGAACTTTCTCACTACAGTAACCTCGACCTGTTTTTATAACGAACTCGCAGAAGTGATTTCTTGACGAATCTCTAAAATTATTATCCGGAAATCGTAGACGAAAAGCAACCACGGGCCTGACATATTTGGGTAATCCGTTAAAAATATCATTGATTTGGACATGCGCGGACTTTTTTTAGGGAGATAATAGTTTTACTCAATGGTGAATGCGTAAAGTTTATTGGTATGAAGGCGTGATGGGTACTTGCGGTTTATCAAGGGTTTTAATCCATATTTCAGAATTAAGGTATTTAGATTCAACATATTAAACTTGTTTTAATTTTCCTTTAAATATAGAGTTGTCATTATTTACTTAGATGGCTTAATCACAAAACAATCAACATACAAAAATAATTAATCTTACCAACAGTTCAATGAACAATAGAGGGCTATAATGTCTCAATTAAAACCAATCTGCTTCATTGTTTTATCTTTGTTAATTTGCTTTTCAGTCATTTTTCCCAATGCAACATACGCAGGTAATGATGTTTATTGTGACGATGAAAACAACTGTATTGATGACTTGAGCGGATATATTAGTGGGGAAATACAAAATAATATTCCCGAATACCAAGACTTACTAAATCTAGCAATCAATCCTAAAGAATATATATCAGCAGAAATAGATGCTGCAGTACAGGCTGCGCAACAAAAAGCTGAAGAGTTTGTCCAGCAAGCTTTAGATACCTTAAACGCAGCAGAAGCTGCA containing:
- a CDS encoding metal ABC transporter ATP-binding protein, with protein sequence MTTDTVIKIKDLDFSYGGPKILENIELDIQRNEFIGMVGPNGSGKTTLLKIIMGVLTPDKGTVKVLDNPPSQSVQEIGYMPQFASFSRDFPISVEDTVLMGRLGKTSSFGFFNKADKLAAEKAMNDVEILDLRKRVIGSLSGGQLQRVLIARALTCEPQIMILDEPTANVDMKVEKDIFDLLKQLNEKITIIVVTHDIGFISQYIHRVACINRTLICHPTSELTGETIENMYGAHMHMVHHHHEDEKK
- a CDS encoding ABC transporter substrate-binding protein — translated: MVKSGESPATFNPNPKKMSRLSQARLYFSIGVPFETIWIDRIQSIHPGLKIIPLHEQIDKTTAHKLDARHSHGKTDPHIWTSPAKVKTIASKIKETLARNLPQKAEYFEKNLKSFSNDLDVLDKNIRSVLAKSDNRRFMVFHPAWSYFARDYGLEQISIEQDGKEPGARAMQKTIEKGKNLGIKVIFVQKQFSLSIAENIAKVIGATVHEMDPLAENYLENMQRTATAISGALR
- a CDS encoding DnaJ domain-containing protein, which produces MPRRPKEFKDYYSILKVPQDCNSQEEIKKSFRKLALELHPDHNPDDPEREERFKEVTEAYGVLSDPVKKREYDRFRADYLAGRSTGSSDFRYSQEDIFASMFNGENAREIFEELNREFNQSGFRSGNPFFQSLFFGGAVGGLGRILRMVPGPIGKIGVGLKLAQVVGSSLYALHKMNQRTQTDQAVPPKPENPVMHGIKDIFTKKENSLDMGFSISIPPIEALKGTRKKISYQANGRTEQLMVRIPPNFPSGGKLRIKDKGKTHAEKRGDLILSINIDSNASPSKK